From a region of the Marispirochaeta aestuarii genome:
- a CDS encoding putative bifunctional diguanylate cyclase/phosphodiesterase, translating into MAVGFDNVVLYERLRDQAYLDPLLRIPNLNKMLELITESPVISGDRCFAVIDIDDFSSINDTLGHEFGDAVLKEVYRTLRNNLNESVISRINSDTFGLLGPASEVNAVKLLALFDNPFPIQGNELRLSATIGLVALERGKPADPEVLKNANLALKPAKHTKRGSAVYFSDEMGGIMRDRIRLLRGIRSAIEAQKFFLVYQPKISLDTGKPDGLEALLRWQNEEGDYISPDYFIPLAEQSGLMVIIGNHVLRSACWQLSRLREQGYTSLVMSINVSQLQLQEADFVQVLERILQDYNVPPDKIELEITESIAADDPKKTRDLLLKIREIGVNIAIDDFGTGFSSLSILKYIPAGRLKIDRSFILEMEQDDSIARIILGLGRNLGMMVTAEGVETGDQYRALRDLGCDEAQGWFFSKPLEEEALYKWLRSVFG; encoded by the coding sequence ATGGCCGTGGGCTTTGACAATGTTGTACTGTACGAACGTCTGCGGGACCAGGCGTATCTCGATCCATTGCTGCGTATTCCGAATCTCAACAAGATGCTGGAGCTCATTACAGAATCCCCTGTAATCAGCGGAGACCGATGCTTCGCCGTCATTGATATCGACGACTTCTCATCAATAAACGATACCCTGGGGCATGAGTTTGGTGACGCAGTCCTGAAGGAGGTCTACCGTACTCTTCGGAATAATCTGAATGAAAGCGTTATATCAAGGATAAACAGCGACACTTTCGGTTTGCTGGGACCTGCCTCGGAGGTCAATGCCGTCAAACTGCTCGCCCTTTTTGACAACCCTTTTCCCATTCAGGGGAACGAACTGAGACTTTCTGCCACCATCGGTCTTGTGGCTCTGGAAAGGGGAAAGCCAGCGGATCCGGAGGTGCTGAAAAACGCCAATCTTGCCCTTAAACCGGCAAAGCACACCAAACGCGGGTCGGCTGTCTATTTCTCAGATGAAATGGGCGGTATCATGCGGGACAGGATCCGGCTGCTGCGGGGAATCCGCAGCGCCATAGAGGCTCAGAAATTCTTTCTGGTCTACCAGCCGAAAATCAGTCTTGATACGGGAAAACCGGACGGTCTTGAGGCCCTTCTGCGATGGCAGAACGAGGAGGGAGATTATATTTCTCCGGATTACTTTATTCCCCTGGCGGAACAGTCAGGATTGATGGTCATTATCGGGAACCATGTTCTCAGGAGTGCCTGCTGGCAGCTGTCCCGGCTTCGCGAACAGGGATACACCTCGCTGGTTATGTCCATAAACGTTTCTCAGCTCCAGCTGCAGGAAGCAGACTTCGTCCAGGTTCTTGAACGGATTCTTCAGGATTACAATGTACCTCCGGATAAGATTGAGCTGGAGATAACCGAATCCATAGCGGCCGATGATCCCAAAAAAACACGGGATCTGCTGCTGAAGATCAGGGAGATCGGGGTAAATATTGCCATAGATGATTTCGGAACAGGTTTCTCATCCTTGAGCATTCTCAAGTATATTCCCGCGGGCAGGCTCAAGATAGACAGGAGTTTTATCCTGGAAATGGAGCAGGACGACAGTATCGCCCGCATTATTCTCGGTCTTGGCAGAAATCTCGGGATGATGGTTACTGCCGAAGGTGTTGAAACAGGGGACCAGTACCGTGCCCTGCGGGACCTGGGCTGCGATGAGGCCCAGGGATGGTTTTTCTCAAAACCTCTGGAAGAAGAGGCGCTGTATAAGTGGCTTCGCAGCGTATTCGGTTGA
- a CDS encoding FHA domain-containing protein: MPEKKTIIENKGKKIVSSGLVRRGFLVGVSANILGQGYVLESGETLIGRDSSCRIRINDKQISGIHCRINSSSQGIIIEDLDSSNGTYLNRKKIKKPMPINYGDRIVIGESILRFLFEEEL; the protein is encoded by the coding sequence ATGCCGGAAAAAAAGACTATTATAGAAAACAAAGGTAAAAAGATTGTCTCTTCCGGACTGGTACGACGGGGATTCCTGGTCGGCGTTTCAGCCAATATTCTTGGTCAGGGATATGTCCTCGAATCAGGTGAAACCCTGATCGGCAGGGATTCTTCCTGCAGGATTCGTATTAACGACAAACAGATCAGCGGAATCCATTGCCGGATCAACTCGTCATCCCAGGGTATAATCATCGAGGATCTGGACTCGTCCAACGGCACCTATCTTAATCGTAAAAAGATCAAAAAGCCCATGCCAATCAACTACGGTGACAGAATAGTGATCGGGGAATCGATCCTTCGCTTTCTGTTTGAAGAGGAACTTTGA